A section of the Rhizobium sp. Pop5 genome encodes:
- a CDS encoding ABC transporter permease, with translation MKAQRLGAWIAIILGASYFVIPLIGTVEFSLRMRRGEYSFDAYQSVFSDSQFHETFGYSMLMALLTIIFGMLLVVPTAYWVRLRLPQMRPVVEFITLLPLVIPAIVIVFGYLRMYNSSSYLPMTSSSMGTNVLLVFSYITLSLPYMYRAVDTAMRAIDVRTLTEAAESLGARWTTIMFKCIFPNVMSGVLSGAFITLAIVMGEFTFAALLNRPAFGPYLQLVGANKAYEPSALAVIAFSITWLSMGLLNLVSRFGKARPAKA, from the coding sequence ATGAAAGCTCAACGTCTTGGAGCCTGGATCGCCATCATTCTGGGTGCATCCTATTTCGTCATTCCGCTCATCGGCACCGTCGAGTTTTCGCTGCGCATGCGCCGCGGCGAGTACAGCTTCGATGCCTATCAGTCGGTCTTTTCGGATTCGCAATTCCACGAGACCTTCGGCTATTCGATGCTGATGGCATTGCTCACCATCATCTTCGGCATGCTGCTCGTCGTGCCGACGGCTTACTGGGTGCGCCTGCGCCTGCCGCAGATGCGTCCGGTCGTCGAGTTCATCACGCTGCTGCCGCTCGTCATTCCGGCGATCGTCATCGTCTTCGGTTATCTCAGGATGTACAACTCGTCGTCCTATCTGCCCATGACGAGTTCGTCGATGGGCACCAACGTGTTGCTGGTCTTCTCCTATATCACGCTGTCGCTGCCCTACATGTACCGCGCCGTCGATACCGCGATGCGCGCCATCGACGTCCGCACGCTGACGGAAGCGGCCGAAAGCCTCGGCGCGCGCTGGACGACCATCATGTTCAAGTGCATTTTCCCGAACGTCATGAGCGGCGTGCTCTCGGGCGCCTTCATCACGCTCGCGATCGTCATGGGCGAATTCACCTTCGCCGCGCTGCTCAACCGCCCGGCCTTCGGTCCGTACCTGCAGCTCGTCGGCGCCAACAAGGCCTATGAGCCTTCGGCGCTCGCCGTCATCGCCTTCTCGATCACCTGGCTCAGCATGGGCCTGCTCAATCTCGTTTCCCGCTTCGGCAAAGCCCGCCCGGCAAAGGCTTAA
- a CDS encoding ABC transporter ATP-binding protein: MSFLTLTNIQKSFGPVQVVKNFNMNIEKGEFVSFLGPSGCGKTTVLRMIAGFETPTGGTLTINGKDQASLKPNQRNIGMVFQAYALFPNMTVHDNVAFGLKVAGAPKPDINARVKEMLGLIKLDHLADRFPYQMSGGQQQRVALARALAVKPQVLLLDEPLSALDAKIRVSLREEIRAIQQQLGITTVFVTHDQEEALSISDRIVVMNAGKADQIGSPFEIYNTPATRFVASFVGTLNLIEAKVVDPDANLIQIGDQKITLKQSVAANKAGETISLALRPEAGSLSDSARSDTALTGQVVSAHFLGSVIRTRMNVGGNVISFDMFNSPGTTPPQAGETVTLRFMAADLLIIRD, translated from the coding sequence ATGTCTTTTCTCACACTGACCAACATTCAGAAATCCTTCGGCCCGGTTCAGGTCGTCAAGAACTTCAACATGAACATCGAGAAGGGCGAATTCGTCTCCTTCCTCGGGCCGTCGGGCTGCGGCAAGACGACCGTTCTGCGCATGATCGCCGGCTTCGAAACGCCGACCGGCGGCACGCTGACCATCAACGGCAAGGACCAGGCTTCGCTGAAACCGAACCAGCGCAATATCGGCATGGTTTTCCAGGCCTACGCCCTGTTCCCGAACATGACGGTGCATGACAACGTCGCCTTCGGCCTCAAGGTCGCCGGCGCGCCGAAGCCCGATATCAATGCCCGTGTCAAGGAAATGCTCGGCCTGATCAAGCTCGATCACCTGGCCGACCGCTTCCCCTACCAGATGTCGGGCGGCCAGCAGCAGCGTGTAGCACTTGCCCGCGCGCTTGCCGTCAAGCCGCAGGTGCTGCTGCTCGACGAACCGCTTTCGGCGCTTGACGCCAAGATCCGCGTGTCGCTGCGCGAGGAAATCCGTGCGATCCAGCAGCAGCTCGGCATCACCACTGTTTTCGTCACCCACGACCAGGAAGAGGCGCTGTCGATCTCCGACCGCATCGTCGTCATGAATGCCGGCAAGGCCGACCAGATCGGTTCGCCCTTCGAGATCTACAACACGCCGGCAACCCGCTTCGTCGCCTCCTTCGTCGGCACGCTGAACTTGATCGAGGCCAAGGTCGTCGATCCCGACGCCAACCTCATCCAGATCGGCGATCAGAAAATCACGCTGAAGCAGTCGGTCGCCGCCAACAAGGCCGGCGAAACCATCTCGCTGGCGCTGCGCCCGGAAGCCGGCTCGCTCTCCGACAGCGCCAGAAGCGATACCGCGCTGACCGGCCAGGTCGTCTCGGCTCACTTCTTAGGCTCGGTCATCCGCACCCGCATGAATGTCGGCGGCAACGTCATCTCCTTCGACATGTTCAACAGCCCCGGCACCACGCCACCGCAGGCCGGCGAAACCGTGACGCTGCGCTTCATGGCAGCCGACCTGCTGATCATCCGCGACTGA
- a CDS encoding ABC transporter substrate-binding protein produces MISNISRLLSLSTAMIVASTAIAAAEPSAELIAAAKKEGTLTTIALPHDWCGYGDVIAGFKAKYGLEVNELNPDAGSGDEVEAIKANKGNTGPQAPDVIDVGLSFGPSAKKDGLIQPYKVSTWDSIPDTAKDADGFWYGDYYGVLSFLVNKDLVKTSPADWSDLKKSDYANSVALAGDPRTANQAVQGVYASGLSASGGDAAKAGAEGLKFFAELNKAGNFVPVVGKAAPFAQGSTPIIVAWDYNALSWGQSLKGNPPFEVVVPKTGVVAGVYVQAISAFAPHPNAAKLWMEYLYSDEGQLGWLKGYCHPIRFNDLAKNNKIPKDLLDKLPPAAAYEKAVFPTLEEQAAGKEAITKNWDSVVGAAVK; encoded by the coding sequence GTGATCTCTAACATTTCTCGACTGCTTTCACTTTCTACTGCGATGATCGTGGCTTCGACCGCGATTGCCGCTGCTGAGCCGAGCGCTGAACTTATCGCTGCCGCCAAGAAGGAAGGCACCCTGACGACGATCGCTCTTCCGCACGACTGGTGCGGCTATGGCGACGTCATTGCCGGCTTCAAGGCCAAGTATGGTCTCGAAGTCAACGAGCTGAACCCGGATGCCGGTTCGGGCGACGAAGTCGAAGCCATCAAGGCCAACAAGGGCAACACCGGCCCGCAGGCTCCCGACGTCATCGACGTTGGCCTCTCCTTCGGCCCGTCCGCCAAGAAGGACGGCCTGATCCAGCCTTACAAGGTATCGACCTGGGATTCGATCCCGGACACCGCCAAGGATGCCGATGGCTTCTGGTACGGCGACTACTACGGCGTTCTCTCGTTCCTCGTGAACAAGGACCTCGTCAAGACATCGCCGGCCGACTGGTCCGACCTGAAGAAGAGCGATTACGCAAACAGCGTCGCGCTCGCAGGCGATCCGCGCACCGCCAACCAGGCCGTCCAGGGCGTTTATGCCTCTGGTCTTTCCGCCTCCGGCGGTGACGCAGCCAAGGCAGGCGCGGAAGGCCTGAAGTTCTTCGCCGAACTGAACAAGGCCGGCAACTTCGTACCGGTCGTCGGCAAGGCTGCTCCGTTCGCACAGGGCTCCACGCCGATCATCGTCGCTTGGGACTACAATGCCCTCTCCTGGGGTCAAAGCCTGAAGGGCAACCCTCCGTTTGAGGTCGTCGTTCCGAAGACCGGCGTCGTTGCCGGCGTCTACGTCCAGGCTATCTCCGCCTTCGCTCCGCACCCGAACGCTGCGAAGCTCTGGATGGAATACCTCTATTCCGACGAAGGTCAGCTCGGCTGGCTGAAGGGCTATTGCCACCCGATCCGCTTCAACGATCTTGCCAAGAACAACAAGATCCCGAAGGACCTGCTCGACAAGCTGCCGCCGGCAGCAGCCTATGAAAAGGCTGTCTTCCCGACGCTCGAAGAACAGGCTGCCGGCAAGGAAGCCATCACCAAGAACTGGGATTCCGTCGTCGGCGCCGCCGTCAAGTAA
- a CDS encoding MurR/RpiR family transcriptional regulator — translation MTTASKTVSDVIHSHLGVLTRAEKQLAESLLDNYPVSGLGSITTIAENAGVSTPTVVRMVQKLGFKGYPDFQAHLHQEVEATISNPIAKHDRWAQNAPGTHILNRFADAIMGNLRQTLTDLDTATFDNVAALLSDRKRGLYFAGGRITGALAEYFFTHMQVIRPATALLSSNSSSWPQYVLNMNAGDILIIFDIRRYEQEMVSLATAARKRGAEIVVFTDQWGSPAAKLAKHAFRVRIEAPSAWDSSVVTLFIVEALIEAVQNSTWDETKERMKTLEGLFEQTKLFRKPG, via the coding sequence GTGACCACCGCGTCGAAGACGGTTTCAGACGTCATCCATTCGCATCTTGGGGTGCTGACTCGCGCCGAGAAGCAATTGGCCGAAAGCCTTCTCGACAATTATCCCGTTTCCGGCCTCGGCAGCATCACCACCATTGCGGAGAATGCCGGCGTCTCGACGCCGACCGTCGTGCGCATGGTGCAGAAGCTCGGCTTCAAGGGCTATCCCGATTTCCAGGCGCATCTGCATCAGGAAGTCGAGGCGACCATCTCCAACCCGATCGCCAAGCACGACCGCTGGGCGCAGAACGCGCCGGGCACCCATATCCTCAACCGTTTCGCCGACGCCATCATGGGCAATCTGCGCCAGACGCTGACCGATCTCGACACCGCGACCTTCGACAACGTCGCGGCGCTGCTGTCGGACCGCAAGCGCGGCCTGTATTTCGCCGGCGGCCGCATCACCGGCGCGCTTGCCGAGTATTTCTTCACCCATATGCAGGTGATCCGGCCGGCAACGGCGCTGCTGTCGTCGAATTCCAGCAGCTGGCCGCAATATGTCCTCAACATGAACGCCGGCGACATCCTGATCATCTTCGACATCCGCCGCTACGAGCAGGAGATGGTGAGCCTTGCCACCGCCGCCCGCAAGCGCGGCGCCGAAATCGTGGTGTTCACCGACCAGTGGGGCTCGCCGGCCGCCAAGCTCGCCAAGCATGCTTTCCGCGTCCGCATCGAGGCGCCGTCCGCCTGGGATTCTTCCGTCGTCACCCTCTTCATTGTCGAAGCGCTGATCGAGGCTGTTCAGAATTCGACCTGGGACGAGACGAAGGAGCGCATGAAGACGCTGGAAGGCCTGTTCGAGCAGACCAAGCTTTTCCGCAAACCGGGTTAG
- a CDS encoding amino acid permease has product MSDYTELDKKQDVHILHSMGYAQELERRMSSFSNFAVSFSIICILSGGINSLAQATSGAGGAAIGIGWPVGCFISLVFAVAMAQISSAYPTAGGLYHWGSILGNRFTGWLTAWFNLLGLVTVLGAINVGTYYFFMGSFGTSYFGLTDTTMVRIVFLVIITGAQALVNHMGIGLTAKLTDFSGYLIFATAIALAAVCLIAAPSYEISRLFTFANYSGEAGGNVWPTGSGAWVFLVGLLLPIYTITGYDASAHTSEETVKAAESVPRGMVASVLWSALFGYIMLCAFVLMLPNMDDAAKQGWNVFFWAMDSQVNPIVKDILYLAILVSQWLCGLATVTSVSRMIFAFSRDGGLPASKALSKVSPQYRTPVAAIWTGSILSVLFVWFTSLDFMKIGDTPVYTIVVSCTVIFLFFSFAIPITLGLFAWGTSKWDKMGPWNLGEGVFKLFAVLTIIAMILIFILGIQPPNGTALYVTVGFLLLTAIVWFGFESRRFKGPPIGADVAKRQAEIAAAEAAVGESGER; this is encoded by the coding sequence ATGTCGGACTATACCGAACTGGACAAGAAGCAGGATGTGCACATCCTGCATTCCATGGGCTATGCCCAGGAACTCGAACGACGCATGAGCTCGTTCTCAAACTTCGCCGTCTCATTCTCCATCATCTGCATCCTCTCCGGCGGCATCAATTCTCTGGCGCAGGCGACTTCGGGTGCCGGCGGAGCCGCCATCGGCATCGGCTGGCCTGTGGGATGCTTCATCTCGCTCGTCTTCGCCGTCGCCATGGCGCAGATCAGCTCGGCCTATCCGACGGCCGGCGGCCTCTATCACTGGGGTTCGATCCTCGGCAACCGCTTCACCGGCTGGCTGACCGCCTGGTTCAACCTGCTCGGTCTCGTCACCGTGCTCGGCGCCATCAACGTCGGCACCTACTATTTCTTCATGGGGTCGTTCGGCACCAGCTATTTCGGGCTGACGGACACGACGATGGTGCGCATCGTCTTCCTCGTCATCATCACCGGCGCGCAGGCGCTCGTGAACCATATGGGCATCGGACTGACCGCGAAGCTGACCGACTTTTCGGGTTATCTGATCTTTGCGACCGCGATCGCGCTGGCGGCCGTCTGCCTGATTGCGGCGCCCTCCTACGAGATCAGCCGTCTCTTCACCTTCGCCAACTATTCCGGCGAAGCCGGCGGCAATGTCTGGCCGACCGGCTCGGGCGCCTGGGTCTTCCTCGTCGGCCTGCTGCTGCCGATCTACACCATCACCGGCTACGATGCCTCGGCGCATACGTCGGAAGAAACCGTCAAGGCCGCGGAGTCGGTTCCGCGCGGCATGGTCGCGTCCGTCCTGTGGTCGGCGCTTTTCGGCTACATCATGCTGTGCGCCTTCGTCCTCATGCTGCCGAACATGGACGATGCGGCCAAGCAGGGCTGGAATGTGTTCTTCTGGGCGATGGACAGCCAGGTGAACCCGATCGTCAAGGATATTCTCTATCTCGCCATCCTGGTCAGTCAGTGGCTGTGCGGTCTTGCGACCGTTACCTCGGTCTCGCGCATGATCTTCGCCTTCTCGCGTGACGGCGGTCTGCCGGCATCGAAGGCGCTGTCGAAGGTCAGCCCGCAGTATCGCACGCCGGTGGCCGCGATCTGGACCGGCTCCATTCTGTCGGTACTTTTCGTCTGGTTCACCTCGCTCGACTTCATGAAAATCGGTGATACGCCGGTTTATACGATCGTTGTCTCGTGCACCGTCATCTTCCTCTTCTTCTCCTTCGCGATTCCGATCACGCTCGGCCTCTTCGCCTGGGGCACGTCGAAGTGGGACAAGATGGGTCCATGGAACCTCGGTGAAGGTGTCTTCAAGCTCTTTGCCGTGCTCACGATCATCGCGATGATCCTGATCTTCATTCTCGGCATCCAGCCGCCGAACGGTACCGCGCTTTACGTGACGGTTGGCTTCCTCCTGCTGACCGCGATCGTCTGGTTCGGTTTCGAGAGCCGGCGCTTCAAAGGACCGCCGATCGGCGCCGATGTCGCAAAGCGCCAGGCCGAAATCGCGGCCGCTGAAGCAGCGGTCGGCGAGAGCGGCGAAAGATAA
- a CDS encoding ABC transporter permease subunit: protein MSTVSTPMVSSAPLINKDRVIDWLGIAPFLIFSLLFLIIPTLYLVAGAFLTPEGNFTLKNIGDLFTPSIISAYWISIRVSVASALGGALIGFFLAWAVVLGGLPASVRSTLLTFSGVASNFAGVPLAFAFLATLGRTGLVTVLLREYFDFNLYSTGFNLLSFFGLTITYMYFQIPLMVLILTPALDGMKKEWREASQILGATNRQYWTMVAMPILWPSLLGTTLLLFANAFGAIATAFALTGSSLNIVPILLYAQIRGDVLHNANLGYAIALGMIVITGVSNILYLMLRMRAERWQK, encoded by the coding sequence ATGAGTACCGTTTCAACGCCAATGGTAAGCAGCGCCCCCTTGATCAACAAAGACCGCGTGATCGACTGGCTGGGCATTGCACCCTTCCTTATTTTTTCCCTGCTGTTCCTGATTATCCCCACGCTTTATCTTGTGGCCGGCGCGTTCCTGACGCCTGAGGGCAATTTCACGCTGAAGAATATCGGCGATCTCTTCACTCCATCGATTATCAGCGCCTATTGGATCAGTATCCGCGTCTCGGTGGCGTCGGCTCTCGGCGGCGCGCTGATTGGCTTCTTCCTCGCCTGGGCCGTCGTGCTCGGCGGCCTGCCCGCCTCCGTGCGCTCGACGCTTCTGACCTTCTCCGGCGTCGCCTCGAATTTCGCCGGCGTGCCGCTCGCCTTCGCCTTCCTCGCAACGCTCGGCCGCACCGGCCTCGTGACGGTCCTGCTGCGTGAATATTTTGATTTCAATCTTTACAGCACCGGCTTCAACCTGCTGTCCTTCTTCGGCCTCACCATCACTTACATGTATTTCCAGATCCCGCTGATGGTGCTGATCCTGACGCCGGCGCTTGACGGCATGAAGAAGGAATGGCGCGAAGCTTCGCAGATTCTCGGCGCAACCAACCGCCAATACTGGACGATGGTCGCAATGCCCATCCTCTGGCCGAGCCTGCTCGGCACGACGCTGTTGCTCTTCGCAAACGCCTTCGGCGCCATCGCCACCGCCTTCGCGCTGACCGGCAGCTCGTTGAATATCGTGCCGATCCTGCTCTACGCTCAGATCCGCGGCGACGTCCTGCACAATGCCAATCTGGGTTACGCCATCGCGCTCGGCATGATCGTCATAACAGGCGTCTCCAACATCCTTTACCTCATGCTGCGCATGCGCGCCGAACGGTGGCAGAAATGA
- a CDS encoding NIPSNAP family protein has translation MITCHLRYVIDPYKLAEFEEYARLWIPIVNRMGGTHHGYFLPSEGANNIAVALFSFPSLAAYEDYRTRMASDPECKAAFELDKRNRSIVSYERSFMRPVLG, from the coding sequence ATGATTACCTGCCACCTGCGCTATGTGATCGATCCATACAAGCTTGCCGAATTCGAGGAATATGCCCGGCTCTGGATTCCGATCGTCAACAGGATGGGCGGCACCCATCACGGTTATTTTCTGCCCTCTGAAGGCGCCAACAACATTGCCGTGGCATTGTTTTCCTTCCCGAGCCTTGCTGCCTACGAGGATTATCGCACGCGCATGGCAAGCGATCCCGAATGTAAGGCTGCTTTCGAACTCGACAAACGCAACCGAAGTATCGTCAGCTATGAACGCAGTTTCATGCGGCCTGTGCTCGGCTGA
- a CDS encoding glutamine synthetase family protein codes for MSSSYTIDDLRKDVAEGRIDTVLACQVDMQGRLMGKRFQAEYFVESAWKETHSCNYLQATDIEMETVSGYKATSWEKGYGDYTMKPDLATLRRIPWLEGTALVLCDVLDHHTHEEVAHSPRAILKKQVKRLEDMGMKAYMASELEFFLFDQSYEAAHVSGYRNLKLASAYNEDYHIFQTTKEEEVMRAIRTGLQGAGIPVENSKGEASAGQEEINVRYADALAMADRHAIIKNGCKEIAWSKGKAITFLAKWNYNAAGSSSHIHQSLWSLEEKPLFFDHTGKYGMSPLMHNYVAGLLAHASEITYFLAPYINSYKRFMAGTFAPTKAIWSKDNRTAGYRLCGEETKGIRIECRVGGSDLNPYLAFAALIAAGIDGIENKMELEAPFVGDAYGGKDIREIPRTLRSAAIAMSESAMLRKAFGDDVIDHYTRAAEWEQEEYDRRITDWEVARGFERA; via the coding sequence ATGAGCAGCAGCTACACAATCGACGATCTCAGGAAGGATGTGGCCGAAGGGCGCATCGATACGGTTCTGGCCTGCCAGGTGGACATGCAGGGCCGGCTGATGGGCAAGCGTTTTCAGGCGGAATATTTCGTCGAGAGCGCCTGGAAGGAAACGCACAGCTGCAACTACCTGCAGGCGACCGACATAGAGATGGAAACCGTCTCCGGCTACAAGGCGACGAGCTGGGAGAAAGGTTACGGCGACTATACGATGAAGCCGGATCTTGCGACGCTGCGCCGTATTCCCTGGCTTGAGGGCACTGCGCTCGTGCTCTGCGACGTGCTCGACCATCACACCCATGAGGAGGTTGCCCATTCGCCGCGCGCGATCCTGAAGAAGCAGGTGAAGCGTCTCGAAGACATGGGCATGAAGGCCTATATGGCTTCCGAGCTCGAATTCTTCCTGTTCGACCAGAGCTACGAGGCGGCGCATGTCTCGGGCTACCGCAATCTCAAGCTCGCCAGCGCCTATAATGAGGACTATCACATCTTCCAGACTACCAAGGAAGAAGAGGTGATGCGGGCGATCCGCACCGGCCTGCAGGGCGCCGGCATTCCGGTCGAAAACTCCAAGGGCGAGGCTTCCGCCGGCCAGGAGGAGATCAACGTCCGTTACGCCGACGCGCTCGCCATGGCCGACCGGCATGCGATCATCAAGAACGGCTGCAAGGAGATCGCCTGGTCGAAGGGCAAAGCCATCACCTTCCTTGCCAAGTGGAACTACAATGCCGCCGGCAGTTCCTCCCACATTCACCAGTCGCTGTGGAGCCTCGAGGAAAAGCCGCTGTTCTTCGACCATACCGGCAAATACGGCATGTCGCCGCTGATGCACAATTACGTTGCCGGGCTTCTCGCCCATGCGAGCGAGATCACCTATTTCCTGGCGCCCTATATCAATTCCTACAAGCGCTTCATGGCCGGCACCTTCGCCCCGACCAAGGCGATCTGGAGCAAGGACAACCGCACCGCCGGCTACCGCCTCTGCGGCGAGGAGACCAAGGGGATACGCATTGAATGCCGCGTCGGCGGCTCCGATCTCAATCCCTATCTTGCCTTTGCCGCGCTCATCGCCGCCGGCATCGACGGGATCGAGAACAAAATGGAACTCGAAGCTCCCTTCGTCGGCGACGCCTATGGCGGCAAGGACATTCGGGAGATCCCTCGCACGCTGCGTTCGGCGGCGATTGCGATGTCGGAATCGGCGATGCTGCGCAAAGCCTTCGGCGATGACGTGATCGACCATTACACTCGCGCTGCCGAATGGGAGCAGGAAGAATACGACCGCCGCATCACCGATTGGGAAGTGGCGCGCGGTTTCGAAAGAGCTTAA
- a CDS encoding N-formylglutamate amidohydrolase has product MVLARPKILSEADGECVGIERVDGCSPVLLVCEHASSTLPASFGDLGLPSEALTSHIAWDPGALAVARGISKALDATLVYQRFSRLIYDCNRPPSSPGAMPETSEIYAIPGNKDLTDEERLARTDALYVPFHDAIRGLIGDRRARGQDSVIVTMHSFTPVYHGRQRAVELGILHDEDSRLADRMLDAAAEAPLYRTERNEPYGPRDGVTHTLILHGLSNGLRNVMIEVRNDLLANDGGQGVMADYLTGLLRQSLEA; this is encoded by the coding sequence TTGGTGCTGGCCCGGCCGAAAATCCTCAGCGAAGCGGACGGCGAATGCGTCGGGATCGAGCGCGTCGACGGTTGCAGCCCGGTGCTGCTCGTCTGTGAGCACGCTTCGAGCACGCTTCCTGCCTCCTTCGGCGATCTCGGCCTGCCCAGCGAAGCGCTGACGAGCCATATCGCATGGGACCCCGGGGCCCTGGCGGTTGCCCGCGGCATCTCGAAGGCGCTCGACGCCACACTCGTCTATCAACGGTTCTCCCGGCTGATCTACGACTGCAACCGTCCGCCGAGTTCGCCCGGCGCAATGCCGGAGACGAGCGAGATCTATGCCATTCCCGGCAACAAGGATCTGACCGACGAAGAGCGCCTTGCACGCACGGACGCGCTCTACGTGCCTTTCCATGACGCCATTCGCGGGCTGATCGGCGATCGCCGGGCGAGGGGGCAGGACAGTGTCATCGTGACGATGCACAGCTTCACGCCGGTCTATCACGGCCGCCAGCGCGCCGTCGAACTCGGCATATTGCATGACGAGGACAGCCGGCTCGCCGACCGCATGCTGGACGCTGCGGCTGAGGCGCCGCTTTACAGGACGGAACGCAACGAGCCTTATGGGCCCAGGGACGGCGTGACCCACACGCTGATCCTGCATGGGCTTTCGAACGGCTTACGCAATGTAATGATCGAGGTCCGCAACGACCTCCTCGCAAACGATGGCGGCCAAGGGGTCATGGCCGACTATTTGACAGGGCTTCTCCGGCAAAGCCTGGAAGCCTGA
- a CDS encoding IS3 family transposase (programmed frameshift) gives MSKYSSAFKQEVIEYYGCGERSYREVGLRFGLDYSMVRRWVASHAEHGLAGLARKHSHYDAQFRLSVLERMWKDGLSRRQAAALFDIRNAGSLSVWERQYERGGLEALVPRRRGKPRSMPEPPTTDTSTDGAQDDAAKSREELLAELAYLRMENAYLKKLGGLNAGASRAERTQAVQALRPQHPLDGLLALSGLARSTFYYRQKVLSSGDRHAALKVTIRSIFDEHKGRYGYRRVTAAIRGRGEAVNHKTVQRLMVEMRLKSLVRPKKYRSYRGQAGHVAPDLIQRQFAARRMNEKWATDVTEFNVAGEKLFLSPVMDLHNGEIIAYEMARRPIFKLVRDMLNKALTKLDDDDRPILHSDQGWQYQMPEWSRMLQQGNVAQSMSRKGNCLDNAAMESFFATLKSEFFHPNQFDSIDNLRDGIDEYIRYYNNDRIRMKLKGLSPVKYRTQPSNHPSL, from the exons ATGTCCAAATACAGCAGCGCATTCAAGCAAGAAGTCATTGAGTATTACGGTTGTGGTGAGCGTAGCTACCGGGAGGTAGGTCTGCGCTTCGGGCTTGATTATTCGATGGTGCGGCGGTGGGTCGCCAGCCACGCGGAGCATGGCTTGGCGGGCTTGGCACGTAAACATAGTCACTATGATGCGCAGTTCAGACTATCGGTCCTCGAACGTATGTGGAAAGATGGTCTGTCCCGTCGACAGGCGGCCGCGCTTTTCGACATTCGCAACGCCGGTAGCCTCTCAGTCTGGGAGAGGCAATATGAGCGCGGTGGGCTTGAGGCCCTTGTCCCGCGCCGGAGAGGCAAACCGCGATCGATGCCCGAGCCCCCTACCACGGACACCAGCACGGATGGAGCGCAGGATGACGCTGCCAAGAGCCGCGAGGAATTGCTGGCGGAACTGGCCTATCTGCGCATGGAGAACGCCTACCTAAAAAAACTGG GAGGCCTTAACGCAGGCGCGTCACGCGCCGAACGGACGCAAGCCGTCCAGGCGTTAAGGCCGCAGCATCCGCTCGACGGGCTGCTGGCGCTTTCGGGCCTGGCGCGCAGCACGTTCTATTATAGGCAGAAGGTGCTCTCCTCCGGCGACCGACATGCGGCCCTGAAGGTGACGATCCGATCGATCTTCGATGAACACAAGGGACGCTACGGCTATCGTCGGGTGACGGCGGCGATCCGTGGCCGCGGAGAGGCGGTCAACCACAAGACTGTCCAGCGGCTGATGGTCGAGATGAGGCTGAAGTCCCTGGTTCGGCCGAAGAAGTACCGCTCTTACAGGGGCCAGGCCGGGCACGTCGCGCCAGATCTCATCCAACGACAGTTCGCTGCCAGGCGCATGAACGAGAAGTGGGCAACCGATGTCACCGAGTTCAATGTCGCCGGCGAGAAGCTCTTCCTGTCGCCGGTCATGGACCTCCACAATGGCGAGATCATCGCGTATGAGATGGCGAGGCGGCCGATCTTCAAGCTGGTCAGGGACATGCTCAACAAGGCATTGACCAAGCTCGATGACGATGACAGGCCGATCCTGCATTCCGATCAGGGATGGCAATATCAGATGCCAGAGTGGAGCCGTATGCTCCAACAAGGCAATGTCGCCCAAAGCATGTCACGCAAGGGCAATTGCCTCGACAATGCCGCCATGGAGAGCTTCTTTGCCACGCTCAAGTCCGAGTTCTTCCATCCCAATCAGTTCGACAGCATCGACAATCTGCGAGACGGAATCGACGAATACATCCGCTACTACAACAACGATCGCATCAGGATGAAACTCAAAGGGCTGAGCCCTGTGAAATACAGGACCCAGCCCTCAAATCATCCCAGCCTATGA